A single Chloracidobacterium sp. DNA region contains:
- a CDS encoding VWA domain-containing protein — protein MKTSITFFLLLVVFLTATTAAQIKPPADKDDVIRIDTQLVDVPVAVVNEKGNAVAGLKKGDFRVFEDGKLQEIVDFSATSEPFEVALLLDTSGSTRSDLQLIQRAANEFVSSLRSGDRVSVTAYRSDVADGRAFAVSETLSRLTGDRAALRDAIARAKMSGGTPFYDSIIQIVEDIFRDAPAGDFRGRRALVALTDGVDSTSSTGFAEIKEKLGKLGIVCFFIKVDTREFFEEGLLGDCQTATRFSTAQIRRYYRSLGAKGNYEKATSFCQLGEFERLAVSKKLYEIADAEMLEVAKISGGKVFPLAELSDARDAFKSVAAELGSKYTLGYNPSNEKRDGTYRKIRVDVIGLPKATLVRARDGYTAPTQ, from the coding sequence ATGAAAACTAGTATTACGTTTTTTCTGCTTTTGGTCGTGTTTCTAACGGCGACGACGGCGGCTCAGATCAAACCGCCTGCAGACAAGGATGACGTCATCCGAATCGATACACAGCTTGTCGACGTGCCGGTGGCGGTGGTCAACGAGAAAGGAAATGCCGTAGCTGGACTCAAAAAGGGAGACTTTAGGGTCTTTGAGGACGGTAAATTACAGGAGATCGTCGATTTTTCGGCGACGTCGGAACCGTTTGAGGTCGCACTGCTGCTCGACACATCCGGATCGACCCGTTCGGATCTGCAATTGATCCAGCGGGCGGCAAATGAGTTTGTTTCATCGCTCCGGAGTGGCGATCGGGTGTCGGTCACCGCATATCGTAGCGACGTTGCGGACGGACGTGCGTTTGCGGTCAGCGAAACCCTCAGCCGTCTGACCGGGGATCGAGCGGCACTTCGCGATGCAATTGCCCGTGCGAAAATGAGCGGCGGCACGCCGTTCTACGATTCGATCATCCAGATCGTCGAGGATATATTTCGCGATGCTCCGGCCGGAGACTTTCGCGGTCGCCGGGCGCTCGTTGCATTAACGGACGGCGTGGATTCGACGAGTTCGACGGGATTTGCGGAGATCAAGGAAAAACTTGGCAAACTCGGTATCGTATGCTTTTTTATCAAGGTCGACACCCGGGAGTTTTTCGAAGAAGGACTACTAGGTGATTGTCAGACCGCAACCCGATTCTCGACCGCCCAGATCCGCCGCTATTACCGCTCGCTCGGTGCTAAAGGGAATTATGAAAAGGCGACGAGCTTTTGCCAGCTTGGCGAATTTGAACGCCTGGCGGTCAGTAAAAAGCTCTACGAGATCGCTGACGCCGAAATGCTTGAGGTCGCAAAAATTTCGGGTGGTAAGGTGTTTCCGCTCGCAGAATTGAGTGACGCCCGCGATGCTTTCAAGAGCGTCGCCGCCGAACTAGGCTCAAAATACACGCTCGGATATAACCCCTCAAACGAAAAACGTGACGGCACCTATCGAAAGATCCGCGTCGACGTCATTGGCTTGCCAAAAGCAACCTTGGTTCGTGCCCGCGATGGCTACACCGCTCCAACACAATAG
- a CDS encoding phosphopentomutase has protein sequence MATKFRRICLVVLDSAGIGEMPDAAAWGDAGANTLGHIFASRQVNVPNLAAMGLGNIAPLSGVEPAASPTGNYGKCTLKSDGKDTTTGHWEMAGIILKQGFPKFPDGFPPRIIDAFVEQAKLPGILGNIPASGTEIIKDLGEEHIATGKPIVYTSADSVFQIAAHEEIVPIDRLYEICEIARNILHGDDEVARVIARPFLGSNAADFKRTENRHDYAVPPPSGNLLPLLKDAGLDVVCIGKIASIYDNMGVTEDLTAKNNEQIIDVTIEALNADSHGLIFSNLVDFDMLYGHRRDVEGYAKALEHFDARLPEIFAAMNDDDLLIMTADHGNDPSFPGSDHTREYVPLLVYGKTAANGVDLATRQSLSDIGQTIAENFGVVIEDGVSFLGEI, from the coding sequence ATGGCAACGAAATTTCGACGCATTTGTTTGGTGGTTTTGGATTCGGCGGGCATCGGTGAGATGCCGGATGCTGCGGCGTGGGGCGACGCCGGAGCAAATACACTTGGGCACATTTTTGCTTCGCGACAGGTAAATGTGCCAAATCTTGCGGCAATGGGTTTGGGAAATATCGCTCCGCTGTCGGGAGTCGAACCTGCGGCATCGCCGACGGGAAATTACGGCAAATGCACGCTCAAATCTGACGGCAAAGACACGACGACCGGGCATTGGGAAATGGCAGGCATCATATTGAAGCAAGGTTTTCCGAAGTTTCCAGACGGTTTTCCGCCGCGGATCATCGACGCGTTTGTCGAACAGGCAAAGCTTCCCGGCATCCTCGGCAACATTCCGGCGAGTGGCACCGAGATCATTAAAGACCTTGGCGAAGAGCATATCGCCACCGGCAAACCGATCGTTTATACCTCGGCGGACAGCGTTTTTCAGATCGCTGCACACGAAGAGATCGTACCCATCGATCGGCTGTATGAGATATGCGAGATCGCCAGAAACATCCTCCACGGTGACGATGAGGTCGCTCGTGTGATCGCTCGACCTTTCCTGGGTTCAAACGCCGCCGATTTCAAACGCACTGAGAATCGCCACGATTACGCCGTGCCGCCGCCGAGCGGAAACCTTTTGCCATTGCTCAAGGACGCCGGACTCGATGTAGTCTGTATCGGAAAGATCGCGTCGATCTACGACAATATGGGCGTTACCGAGGATCTCACGGCAAAGAATAACGAACAGATCATCGATGTGACGATCGAGGCGTTAAACGCCGACTCACACGGGCTTATATTCAGCAATCTGGTCGATTTTGATATGCTCTACGGCCACCGACGCGATGTCGAGGGTTATGCCAAGGCTCTCGAACATTTCGACGCCCGTCTGCCTGAGATCTTTGCCGCGATGAACGACGACGATCTGCTGATAATGACCGCCGACCACGGCAACGACCCGAGCTTTCCCGGTTCTGATCACACACGCGAATACGTCCCGCTGCTCGTCTATGGCAAAACTGCCGCAAACGGCGTCGATCTCGCAACTCGTCAGTCGCTCTCCGATATTGGCCAAACTATCGCGGAGAACTTTGGTGTGGTTATTGAGGACGGTGTTAGCTTTTTGGGCGAGATTTAG
- a CDS encoding type II toxin-antitoxin system mRNA interferase toxin, RelE/StbE family has product MWQVNEHRDIAKTCRNLPVEIVKKYELWKEIVMMHGPEKLKEFSGFNDEALKGVRSGQRSSRLNRQYRVIYYVERDVVTVFVLSLTPHEY; this is encoded by the coding sequence ATGTGGCAGGTCAATGAACACCGCGACATCGCAAAGACCTGTCGCAATTTACCGGTCGAGATCGTAAAGAAATACGAGCTTTGGAAGGAGATCGTGATGATGCACGGCCCGGAAAAGTTAAAGGAATTTTCAGGCTTCAACGACGAAGCGTTGAAAGGCGTTCGCAGTGGCCAGCGATCGTCGCGGTTAAATCGGCAATATAGAGTCATCTATTACGTTGAGCGGGATGTCGTAACGGTTTTCGTTTTGTCATTAACGCCCCACGAATATTGA
- a CDS encoding helix-turn-helix transcriptional regulator → MNIDPKDFVSARSHSSSTTGEVIRMLRELKHWTQEDLAAKSGISATNLSALENDRIDIGKRRAEQLANAFGVHPAIIMFPEYEASGMLKAA, encoded by the coding sequence ATGAATATCGATCCTAAAGATTTTGTGTCGGCCCGGTCTCACTCGAGTTCAACCACCGGCGAGGTGATCCGAATGCTCCGTGAACTCAAGCATTGGACTCAGGAAGATCTTGCCGCAAAGAGCGGTATTTCGGCGACGAATTTGAGTGCCCTCGAAAACGACCGTATCGATATCGGCAAGCGTCGTGCAGAGCAACTGGCAAATGCTTTTGGCGTCCATCCGGCGATAATTATGTTTCCCGAATATGAGGCCTCGGGGATGTTGAAAGCCGCGTAG
- a CDS encoding type II toxin-antitoxin system HicA family toxin has translation MWNPCKRSDFIRRLRRLGFDGPYSGSKHQFVTLGDNRLTVPSNSEYSVPQLKFMLREIAEIIGREISADEWNKLK, from the coding sequence ATGTGGAATCCGTGTAAACGAAGCGACTTTATTCGTCGGCTCAGGCGGCTCGGTTTTGATGGCCCGTACTCCGGTTCGAAGCATCAGTTCGTTACCCTCGGCGACAACCGTCTCACAGTTCCTTCAAATTCAGAATATTCGGTTCCACAGTTGAAATTTATGCTTCGCGAGATCGCCGAAATCATCGGCCGCGAAATCTCCGCCGACGAATGGAACAAACTAAAGTAA
- a CDS encoding type II toxin-antitoxin system HicB family antitoxin, with protein MSGNYILSDYVEVALEQAEYDKLDDETFAGRIPSCKGVVAFAKTLRECESELRSTLEDWVLVGLKLGHELPVLANLNLNRAPAYVESV; from the coding sequence ATGTCGGGAAACTACATATTGAGCGATTACGTCGAGGTGGCCCTTGAGCAGGCAGAGTACGACAAGCTTGACGACGAAACATTTGCCGGGCGCATACCGTCGTGCAAGGGTGTCGTCGCTTTTGCCAAAACTTTGCGTGAATGTGAAAGCGAACTGCGCTCGACGCTCGAAGACTGGGTTTTGGTCGGGCTAAAGCTCGGACATGAATTGCCGGTTCTCGCAAACTTAAACCTCAATCGAGCTCCTGCGTATGTGGAATCCGTGTAA
- a CDS encoding DUF885 family protein, translated as MERFDADYGILDRFYSAPTSANRSGRMRQLYTDNLAVVAGLDFDKLNHDEQVDYVLFKNYLEHEVKEQARLDAQVEEMAPLMPFAIKINEMEDTRRRLDEIDQEKAAALLNKLAKQIADTQKSLESSSATKPNRTVANRAARTVGDLRSTLRRWYGYYNGYDPMFTWWCEAPYKATDEALAKYQTFITTKLVGIAPDDKTTIIGDPIGREALIDELKHEMIPYTPEELVQIANKEFEWCIVELKKASREMGFGDDYMKAIEAVKQKYVEPGKQSELIKKFAYEAIDYVEKNDLVTVPKLARDGWRMEMMTPERQLVAPFFLGGETILVSYPTDGMTHEQKLMSMRGNNPHFARAVTHHELIPGHHLQSFMSQRYRPYRRDFRTPFNTEGWALYWEFLLWDRGFNKTPEDKIGALFWRSHRAARIIFSLNFHLGNWTPEQCVDLLVNKVGHERDNALAEVRRSFAGDYGPLYQMAYMMGGLQFHQLHRDLVDTKKMTDREFHDAILKQGPIPVEMVRAILTKQTLTKDFKTSWRYYPVN; from the coding sequence ATCGAGCGGTTTGATGCTGATTACGGGATACTGGATCGGTTCTATTCGGCTCCCACGTCGGCAAACCGTTCGGGACGGATGCGGCAGCTCTACACGGACAATCTAGCGGTCGTGGCGGGCCTCGATTTTGACAAACTCAATCACGACGAGCAGGTGGACTATGTGCTGTTCAAGAACTATCTTGAGCACGAAGTGAAGGAGCAAGCGAGGCTTGATGCTCAGGTCGAGGAGATGGCTCCGCTGATGCCGTTCGCCATCAAGATCAATGAGATGGAAGACACTCGGCGGCGGCTAGATGAGATCGACCAGGAGAAAGCTGCGGCGTTGCTCAATAAACTCGCCAAACAAATTGCCGATACTCAAAAGTCTCTCGAAAGCTCTTCGGCGACAAAGCCGAATCGAACGGTCGCCAACCGTGCCGCCCGCACCGTCGGCGATCTGCGAAGCACTCTAAGGCGCTGGTACGGTTATTATAATGGCTACGATCCGATGTTTACGTGGTGGTGCGAGGCACCGTACAAGGCGACGGACGAAGCACTCGCAAAATATCAAACATTTATTACGACAAAGCTAGTCGGTATCGCCCCGGACGACAAGACGACGATCATCGGCGACCCTATCGGCAGGGAAGCACTGATTGACGAACTCAAGCACGAGATGATCCCGTACACGCCCGAGGAACTCGTGCAGATCGCCAATAAGGAGTTTGAATGGTGCATTGTCGAACTCAAAAAGGCGTCACGCGAGATGGGCTTTGGCGACGACTATATGAAGGCCATCGAGGCCGTCAAGCAAAAATATGTCGAGCCGGGCAAGCAGTCCGAGCTGATCAAAAAGTTTGCTTATGAGGCGATCGACTACGTTGAAAAGAATGATCTTGTAACCGTACCAAAGCTTGCCCGCGACGGTTGGCGAATGGAGATGATGACGCCCGAACGTCAACTCGTCGCACCATTTTTTCTCGGCGGCGAAACGATCCTCGTCAGCTATCCGACCGACGGAATGACGCACGAGCAAAAGCTTATGTCGATGCGCGGCAATAACCCGCATTTCGCACGCGCTGTCACGCATCACGAACTAATTCCCGGCCACCATCTGCAGAGTTTTATGTCGCAGCGATACAGGCCGTACCGACGCGATTTTCGCACGCCATTTAACACCGAGGGATGGGCTCTGTATTGGGAGTTTCTGCTGTGGGACCGAGGGTTTAACAAAACGCCTGAGGACAAGATCGGTGCGTTGTTTTGGCGTTCGCATCGTGCGGCACGCATCATATTTTCGCTCAACTTTCACCTCGGAAACTGGACGCCCGAGCAGTGCGTCGATCTGCTCGTAAACAAGGTCGGCCACGAGCGCGACAACGCTCTGGCTGAGGTGCGTCGCTCTTTTGCAGGGGATTATGGGCCGCTCTACCAGATGGCATATATGATGGGTGGGCTACAGTTTCACCAACTTCACCGCGACCTCGTCGATACCAAGAAAATGACCGATCGGGAATTTCACGACGCGATTCTCAAGCAAGGCCCAATTCCGGTCGAGATGGTTCGGGCCATCCTGACGAAACAGACACTGACCAAGGATTTTAAGACAAGTTGGCGGTACTATCCGGTGAATTAG
- a CDS encoding M20/M25/M40 family metallo-hydrolase: MLSPDDKFETFQAAVAKFQKDGAAAVLLAETKEIRENWDSVVDRKTSLSRRGGTMLAVANSLSDELGKLPDGTKISLNAEFAPGVVTYTWNAMGKITGTDPKLASEVILLTSHLDHLGVRENAPGADKIFNGADDDASGSVAVLELARILAAGKKPKRTVYFVCFGSEEAGGFGARHFVENMPFPKEKLVANLEFEMIGRPDAKVKPEELWLTGYERSNLGPELAKRGAKLVQDPHPEENFFMRSDNIQLARAGIIAHTVSSFGLHTDYHHASDEVKTIDFTHMTRSINSMIAPVQWLVNSNFIPTWVEGKKP; the protein is encoded by the coding sequence ATGCTGTCGCCGGACGACAAATTTGAGACCTTTCAGGCTGCAGTCGCCAAATTTCAAAAGGACGGTGCCGCCGCAGTGCTGCTCGCCGAAACTAAGGAAATTCGTGAAAATTGGGATTCGGTAGTTGATCGAAAGACCTCGCTTTCGAGGCGGGGCGGCACCATGCTCGCAGTCGCTAATAGCTTAAGCGATGAATTGGGCAAGCTTCCCGATGGTACTAAGATCAGCCTCAACGCCGAATTTGCTCCGGGCGTAGTGACATACACCTGGAACGCAATGGGTAAGATCACCGGCACTGATCCGAAACTCGCTTCAGAGGTCATTTTGCTCACATCACACCTCGACCATCTCGGCGTTCGCGAAAATGCACCCGGCGCAGACAAAATTTTTAACGGTGCTGATGACGACGCTTCCGGTTCCGTCGCGGTTCTCGAACTCGCCCGCATTCTCGCCGCAGGCAAGAAGCCAAAACGCACAGTTTACTTCGTATGCTTTGGCAGCGAAGAGGCAGGCGGATTCGGTGCTCGTCACTTTGTCGAAAATATGCCGTTTCCGAAGGAAAAGCTTGTTGCCAATCTAGAATTTGAGATGATCGGCCGCCCCGATGCCAAGGTCAAGCCCGAAGAACTCTGGCTGACTGGATACGAACGCTCAAACCTAGGGCCGGAGCTCGCAAAGCGAGGTGCAAAACTCGTTCAGGACCCGCACCCGGAAGAAAACTTCTTTATGCGATCAGATAATATTCAGCTCGCACGGGCGGGCATCATCGCCCATACCGTTTCGAGTTTTGGACTGCATACCGACTATCATCACGCGAGCGATGAGGTGAAGACGATCGACTTTACACATATGACGCGGTCGATCAACTCGATGATCGCACCGGTGCAGTGGCTCGTTAATTCAAACTTTATTCCGACCTGGGTCGAGGGTAAAAAGCCCTAA
- a CDS encoding DUF4286 family protein, producing the protein MITYEITATVQAELIESYENYMIDRHIPHLMETGCFATAIFSRNNARYRIRYEAHDREALSRYLKEHASRLRDDFADHFPTGIELSRDTWDVLTAFYSE; encoded by the coding sequence ATGATCACCTACGAGATTACAGCGACCGTCCAAGCCGAACTGATCGAGAGTTATGAAAACTATATGATCGACCGCCACATCCCGCATCTGATGGAAACCGGATGCTTTGCAACGGCGATATTTTCGCGCAACAACGCCCGATACCGCATCAGGTACGAGGCGCACGACCGCGAGGCTCTAAGCCGATATCTGAAGGAGCACGCGAGCCGTCTCCGCGATGATTTCGCCGATCATTTTCCGACCGGCATCGAACTTTCTCGAGACACTTGGGATGTATTGACCGCGTTTTATTCCGAGTAA
- the tsaD gene encoding tRNA (adenosine(37)-N6)-threonylcarbamoyltransferase complex transferase subunit TsaD, producing MLVLGIESSCDETAAAVVSDGRIILSSVIASQIDMHKPWGGVVPELASREHLEKIDGIVSQAMADARVTFDQIDAVAITQGPGLIGSLLVGVCYGKSLAYGIGKPLIGVNHIEGHVYSVAFENPPVEYPALALIVSGGHTNIFHVPSEGQYKVVSRTRDDAAGEAFDKVAKMLGLGYPGGPIIENLAKNGDPSKIKFSLAKISDGRPDLSFSGLKTAVAKYMREHAVVPQAADEEPRQEIMDLAASFQSTVIRSLVGTMEKLAIELQPRTLIVAGGVACNQALRSAAERAGGRLSVPVYFPSKHLSTDNAAMIAAAGFAHFAKGSRAGIEMTADVTMRLQNLENEDAELRRKKVKYRL from the coding sequence ATGCTGGTTTTGGGGATCGAGAGTTCGTGTGATGAGACAGCCGCGGCCGTCGTGAGCGACGGGCGGATCATACTGTCTTCGGTCATCGCATCTCAGATCGATATGCACAAGCCGTGGGGCGGTGTCGTGCCGGAGCTTGCCTCGCGTGAACATTTGGAGAAGATCGACGGGATAGTCTCACAGGCGATGGCCGATGCCCGTGTGACATTTGATCAAATCGATGCGGTCGCGATCACGCAGGGCCCAGGGCTGATCGGATCGCTTCTGGTCGGCGTATGCTACGGCAAATCGCTGGCTTACGGCATCGGAAAGCCTTTGATCGGCGTCAATCATATCGAAGGGCACGTTTATTCGGTCGCCTTCGAAAATCCGCCGGTCGAATATCCTGCACTCGCTCTGATCGTATCAGGCGGACACACCAATATCTTTCACGTTCCGTCCGAGGGGCAGTACAAAGTCGTCTCGCGAACCCGCGATGATGCTGCCGGTGAGGCTTTCGATAAGGTCGCAAAGATGCTCGGCCTCGGATATCCGGGCGGACCAATAATCGAAAACTTGGCAAAGAACGGTGACCCTTCAAAGATCAAGTTTTCGCTCGCAAAGATCTCCGACGGCAGGCCCGACCTGAGCTTTAGCGGGCTCAAGACCGCGGTCGCCAAATATATGCGCGAGCACGCGGTCGTCCCGCAAGCCGCGGACGAAGAACCCCGGCAGGAAATAATGGATCTGGCGGCAAGCTTTCAATCGACCGTTATCCGATCGCTCGTCGGAACAATGGAAAAACTGGCGATCGAACTTCAACCACGAACCTTGATCGTCGCGGGCGGTGTGGCTTGTAATCAGGCATTGCGTTCGGCGGCCGAACGTGCCGGTGGGCGACTTAGCGTCCCGGTCTATTTCCCGTCCAAACATCTATCCACCGACAATGCCGCAATGATCGCGGCCGCGGGATTTGCCCATTTTGCCAAAGGATCGCGAGCCGGGATCGAAATGACCGCGGACGTGACGATGCGGTTGCAGAATCTGGAAAACGAAGATGCCGAATTGCGGCGCAAAAAGGTAAAGTATCGTTTATAA
- a CDS encoding PQQ-dependent sugar dehydrogenase, with product MKRTVILLTFLLSMAAAASLLGQGVAVPYTARLMPYLQGLSRPILLRSAKDGTKRIFIVQQGGIIKVLQPGSTVPTDFINLSSKITVPTSTGDERGLLGLAFHPQFTSNGKFYVDYSQVGTGATVIAEYTTTGGTGASNTGDITTERVLLTIPQPFSNHNGGMVEFGVDGYMYIGMGDGGSSNDPGARAQNRSVLLGKLLRIDVNIPMGSPVPYLIPPTNPFTGAGTARCDGGSTTAGTTCQELWTVGMRNPWRWSFDRVTNDLWVADVGQGAVEEVDVINGGGGNYGWRVYEGTTCTNLDPSLCIPGNFTMPLFVYNHSGGRCSITGGYVYRGTQGSMPNGSYTFGDYCTGEVLMWNNNAQVLLQDTPRSLVSFGEDEDGEVYALFNNGRIDKISRAKASADLDGDFKTDFSVFRGSENKWYAYNSSNGTVRQQSFGLAGDIPAPEDFDGDNISDIAVFRPSNGTWYYFASSTNTIGGLQFGSNGDVPAAGDFDGDARSDFTVFRPSTGVWYTYRTSDGGYSIRPFGLMGDIPTAGDFDGDGKYDVAVFRPSNGVWYRLNSSNDSFFAMNFGLNGDIPTPGDFDGDGRLDLAVFRPSTGIWYRLNSTGGAFVATAWGLSTDVPVVGDYDGDGIEDVGVFRPSTGTWYVLRSSNGSLLASQFGSAGDEPGPRYDTP from the coding sequence ATGAAAAGAACTGTAATTTTATTGACCTTTTTGCTTTCAATGGCCGCTGCCGCCAGTTTGCTGGGACAAGGCGTCGCCGTACCGTACACGGCGAGGCTTATGCCGTATCTTCAGGGGCTCAGCCGGCCGATCCTGCTCCGCAGTGCCAAGGACGGCACCAAGCGCATTTTCATCGTTCAGCAGGGCGGGATAATCAAGGTGCTGCAGCCCGGGTCAACGGTGCCAACTGACTTTATTAATTTAAGTTCAAAGATCACAGTCCCGACCTCGACCGGCGACGAAAGGGGTTTGCTAGGCCTGGCGTTTCATCCCCAATTTACGTCGAACGGCAAATTCTATGTTGATTACTCACAAGTCGGCACCGGAGCCACCGTCATTGCTGAATACACGACGACCGGCGGGACGGGAGCGTCGAACACAGGTGATATTACAACTGAACGGGTGCTGTTAACGATCCCGCAACCGTTTTCGAACCACAACGGCGGAATGGTCGAGTTTGGCGTCGACGGATATATGTATATTGGTATGGGCGACGGAGGTTCCTCCAATGATCCGGGAGCCAGGGCACAAAACCGCTCCGTGTTGTTGGGCAAACTGCTCCGTATTGACGTGAATATTCCTATGGGTTCGCCGGTACCGTATCTGATCCCGCCGACCAATCCGTTTACCGGTGCCGGAACTGCCCGTTGCGACGGCGGCAGTACGACGGCAGGGACGACGTGTCAGGAGCTTTGGACCGTCGGAATGCGCAATCCGTGGCGTTGGTCGTTTGACCGCGTAACCAATGATCTCTGGGTCGCAGACGTCGGCCAGGGAGCGGTGGAAGAAGTCGATGTGATCAACGGCGGCGGTGGCAATTACGGTTGGCGTGTTTATGAGGGGACGACTTGTACGAATCTCGATCCGAGCCTCTGTATTCCGGGTAATTTCACGATGCCTCTTTTCGTTTACAACCACTCGGGTGGCAGATGTTCGATCACAGGCGGCTATGTTTATCGCGGCACGCAGGGAAGTATGCCCAATGGTTCGTATACGTTCGGCGATTACTGTACCGGCGAAGTACTGATGTGGAATAACAATGCCCAAGTGCTATTGCAGGACACTCCGCGCAGTTTGGTTTCGTTTGGCGAGGATGAGGACGGCGAGGTTTATGCTCTCTTCAACAACGGCCGCATCGACAAGATCAGCCGAGCAAAGGCATCGGCGGATCTCGACGGCGACTTCAAGACCGATTTTTCGGTGTTTCGCGGCAGCGAAAACAAATGGTATGCCTATAACTCATCAAACGGAACGGTCCGCCAACAATCCTTCGGCCTTGCGGGTGACATCCCGGCACCCGAAGATTTCGATGGTGACAATATCTCGGATATCGCCGTATTTCGTCCGTCGAACGGTACCTGGTATTACTTTGCGAGTTCGACCAATACGATCGGGGGGCTTCAGTTCGGATCAAATGGTGATGTGCCCGCCGCCGGTGACTTTGATGGTGACGCCAGATCCGACTTTACCGTATTTCGCCCGTCGACGGGTGTCTGGTACACATACCGCACGAGCGACGGCGGTTATTCGATCCGGCCGTTTGGCCTAATGGGCGATATACCGACAGCAGGCGATTTTGACGGCGACGGCAAGTACGATGTGGCCGTATTTCGTCCGTCAAACGGCGTCTGGTATCGGCTCAATAGTTCGAATGACTCGTTCTTCGCGATGAACTTCGGCCTAAACGGCGACATCCCGACACCGGGCGATTTTGACGGCGACGGCCGCCTTGATCTGGCGGTCTTTAGGCCATCGACCGGCATATGGTACAGGCTCAACAGCACCGGCGGGGCATTCGTCGCTACGGCTTGGGGACTCTCGACAGACGTTCCGGTGGTCGGTGATTACGACGGCGACGGAATCGAGGATGTCGGAGTATTCCGACCCTCGACCGGCACTTGGTATGTTCTACGGAGTTCGAACGGTTCACTTTTGGCATCGCAGTTCGGATCGGCCGGCGACGAACCGGGTCCGCGTTACGACACGCCGTAG
- a CDS encoding ComF family protein, translating into MTRLFDGSQMLCAKCGAYFNESSPNVNVFCRKCDEHHYDRAVAGGIYERAISASINRLKSHPVVARRVADVLTSVWDRSGFQNADLIIPVPLSDKRRIERGFNQSEILGTVISRRTGVEVDAHSLIRKIHTPIHRKAMDEKARELSVRDAFEVVRPKLIAGKHIVLIDDVFTSGSTVSNCSKVLKKSGAASVNVITLARAVKQ; encoded by the coding sequence ATGACACGCCTCTTTGACGGGTCACAGATGCTCTGCGCTAAATGCGGGGCTTATTTTAATGAGTCATCGCCAAACGTGAACGTCTTTTGCCGAAAGTGCGACGAACACCACTACGACCGGGCGGTCGCGGGCGGGATATATGAACGGGCGATATCGGCATCGATAAACCGCCTCAAGTCACACCCCGTCGTTGCACGCCGCGTGGCCGACGTGTTGACCTCCGTTTGGGATCGTTCAGGATTTCAAAATGCCGACCTTATCATTCCCGTGCCGCTCTCAGACAAACGCCGGATCGAACGTGGTTTTAATCAGTCCGAGATCCTTGGGACCGTCATTTCGCGTAGAACCGGGGTCGAGGTCGACGCCCACTCGCTAATACGCAAGATCCACACGCCCATACATCGAAAAGCGATGGACGAAAAGGCTAGAGAGTTGTCCGTGCGCGACGCATTCGAGGTTGTTCGGCCAAAACTCATAGCGGGTAAGCACATTGTACTTATCGATGATGTCTTCACTTCAGGTTCGACTGTGTCGAATTGCTCCAAAGTACTAAAGAAAAGCGGCGCGGCCAGTGTGAATGTGATCACATTGGCACGCGCCGTCAAACAATGA
- a CDS encoding TraR/DksA family transcriptional regulator yields the protein MSKLSVEEIKEKLLAERELLIAKLKGSDLSIDDSETPDPVDLAVRNYSKNVQLAVSENESKQLALIDEALIRIDNEEYGLCQNCEKEINPKRLAAIPWARYCLECQEMVEKGLLDEE from the coding sequence ATGAGTAAATTGAGTGTCGAAGAGATCAAGGAAAAATTGCTCGCTGAGCGTGAGTTACTTATTGCAAAATTGAAGGGTAGCGACCTTTCGATAGATGATTCTGAGACGCCGGATCCAGTCGATCTTGCGGTTCGAAATTATTCTAAGAACGTGCAATTGGCGGTTTCCGAAAACGAAAGTAAACAACTCGCGCTGATCGACGAGGCTCTTATCCGAATCGATAACGAGGAGTATGGACTCTGTCAAAACTGTGAGAAAGAGATCAACCCAAAGAGGTTGGCGGCTATCCCTTGGGCCAGATATTGCCTGGAATGTCAGGAAATGGTTGAAAAAGGGCTCTTGGATGAAGAATAA